In Aspergillus nidulans FGSC A4 chromosome II, a single window of DNA contains:
- a CDS encoding uncharacterized protein (transcript_id=CADANIAT00005080) gives MTLRPLSHCLRARCIRRSAQNIQGFSTRTNLRGGADHGDHYDPPTGYLFGVKPGQKYVKEGWENIWYYGFIGSLLVAGVAYVFKPDTSIQTWALEEARRRLEAEGILEDPQRK, from the exons ATGACTCTTCGTCCTTTGTCACACTGCCTTCGCGCCCGCTGCATTCGCCGCAGCGCTCAGAACATCCAGGGCTTCTCCACGCGAACCAACCTCCGCGGCGGCGCCGACCACGGCGATCACTACGACCCCCCGACTGGGTACCTCTTCGGCGTTAAGCCCGGCCAGAAGTACGTGAAGGAGGGTTGGGAGAACATTTGGTACTACGGATTCATTGGCAGCCTGCTCGTTGCTGGTGTTGCATACGTCTTCAAGCCTGACACCTC GATACAAACATGGGCCTTGGAGGAAGCCCGACGGAGACTGGAAGCTGAAGGTATCCTTGAGGATCCCCAGCGCAAGTAA
- a CDS encoding uncharacterized protein (transcript_id=CADANIAT00005081): MNSIYKGPRPIPASADSRSKLDAFRYKNNNQNGTAMSPKKTTPHKGHTNKENQTSWLNGVVEQDKSESDNRQNLQEGPEPKAVKDCPQTPGNRLPLADLIGNAEDAFSRAPMAQEFTPEDYVIWQHAPPSSNPSTQTPATQSKKRRHSSSPSSSPLAGSKGARKGSFDLQSIQALLKTPQNDLATDLWNNYVAKTAVNVTDLQQPRFAGLLSSSPRTPTSARAGQDSSGLRRSISCNAEWPSTKAKRRRVEGESPRKGRAIFSRTRSNIMVPKDLKTSNFSSLVQEMERSLKKAIPKYSDTSKTAPAIAHTETRRSRSASPLETRLAKGPVREAILDNEVNCALPSANQKPPQDSSSEFGDDDLDEFLGLANVSDPFVDHNQVGSKLEPHNTNFDHSLPSMGKDEQSFDNKNNDSHAQSHKDLKPASNNDTDNPDNDEFDDYFEGLSDNLEELLAGCDQTPHTKLTSAVQQHLPTSDHRPEKPPTLGTELRYEINEQLITSSDEFDDDDFDIDCLDQPILQGEDSPDDVRHS; encoded by the coding sequence ATGAACTCCATTTATAAGGGCCCGCGCCCTATTCCCGCTTCCGCAGATTCGCGCTCGAAACTAGACGCCTTCCGATACAAAAACAATAACCAAAATGGCACTGCGATGtcgccaaagaagacaacCCCGCATAAAGGACATACAAATAAAGAAAATCAAACGTCATGGCTGAATGGCGTGGTGGAGCAAGACAAATCAGAGTCAGATAACCGGCAGAATCTGCAGGAAGGGCCAGAGCCCAAGGCTGTCAAAGATTGCCCACAGACTCCCGGCAATAGGCTGCCTCTGGCAGACCTCATTGGCAACGCAGAAGACGCTTTCAGCCGGGCCCCTATGGCGCAAGAGTTTACGCCAGAAGATTATGTTATCTGGCAGCATGCTCCGCCCAGTTCAAACCCGAGCACCCAGACGCCCGCAACCCAAAGCAAGAAGCGCCGCCACAGCTCGTCTCCGAGTAGCTCTCCCCTAGCCGGTTCGAAAGGGGCGCGGAAAGGATCTTTTGACCTGCAGTCCATTCAGGCCTTGCTTAAGACCCCCCAAAATGACTTAGCAACCGATCTATGGAATAACTATGTCGCCAAGACTGCCGTGAATGTAACAGACCTCCAGCAACCACGCTTTGCGGGTCTTCTGTCATCCTCCCCGCGCACACCCACGTCGGCCAGGGCAGGCCAGGATTCTTCGGGATTAAGGCGATCCATTAGCTGCAATGCTGAATGGCCTAGCACtaaggcgaagaggaggagggtggaaggggagagcCCCCGCAAAGGCCGTGCTATATTCTCACGAACTAGAAGCAACATTATGGTTCCGAAAGATCTAAAAACGTCCAACTTCAGCTCTCTCGTTCAAGAAATGGAGAGAAGTCTCAAAAAGGCTATCCCAAAATACTCAGACACCTCCAAGACCGCACCTGCTATAGCACACACTGAGACGCGACGGAGTCGATCAGCATCCCCGTTGGAAACTAGACTTGCCAAAGGTCCAGTCAGGGAAGCAATCTTGGATAACGAGGTGAATTGTGCTCTTCCCTCTGCAAACCAGAAACCCCCGCAAGATTCGTCATCCGAATTCGGCGATGACGACCTTGATGAGTTTCTTGGATTAGCGAATGTCTCAGATCCTTTCGTGGATCATAATCAAGTAGGCAGCAAATTAGAGCCACATAACACAAACTTCGATCATTCTCTGCCGTCGATGGGAAAGGACGAACAATCATTCGACAATAAGAATAACGATTCGCATGCACAGTCACATAAAGACTTGAAACCTGCTTCTAATAATGACACCGATAACCCTGACAATGACGAATTCGACGACTATTTCGAGGGGCTTTCAGACAATCTGGAAGAACTTCTTGCTGGCTGTGATCAGACACCACACACCAAGCTCACCAGCGCCGTTCAGCAACATCTTCCAACGTCAGACCACCGGCCAGAGAAGCCGCCGACACTTGGGACTGAGTTGCGATACGAAATAAATGAACAGCTTATAACTTCCAGTGATGAatttgacgatgatgactttgaCATTGATTGCTTGGACCAGCCCATTCTACAAGGTGAAGATAGTCCAGATGATGTTCGTCATTCTTAG
- a CDS encoding bifunctional ATP-dependent DNA helicase/ssDNA endodeoxyribonuclease DNA2 (transcript_id=CADANIAT00005082), with the protein MNGHCIVSDAQNMIIIHPDHLISATVIADSISCQRRAVLQERTKRTSDLGKPQVFGNIFHELFQEAMKWNRWDTAFLRTLIEDIAVRHVEELYLIHMSINEAVDHVMSRIPGIQRWAELFLRRKPGPQSFVEDRNSSKLKLSINKLLEVEEHVWSPMYGLKGNIDATVQVACNEGEGDKNLVVPLELKTGNKETNQAHRAQTALYTLLLSDRYDVEVTFGLLYYLETSKIMRIRGIRHELLHMIQERNRVAGYVRERTYLPPMLRKPSMCNRCYSKTACFIYHKLADDGNGETSGLGEEFDKAMEHLNPSHRDFFRKWDDLLTKEETSMMRFKRELWTLLSHEREALGRCFGNIVIEPGTACEDKDGTKINRYRYTFVKKQQSPTFSFAESQITVGEPIVISDEKGHFALANGYVVQISPKRVTVAVDRRLHNSRTKASGFDSILNQSFRGIMEIEGDTPPSESAEETLYRLDKDEFSNGMAIVRSNLIAMMEKDLFQAGQLRKLIVEGKPPAFKPNVPELSGLGMAGLNIDQKQAIKKVMSAQDYALVLGMPGTGKTTTIAHILRALVAQGKSVLLTSYTHTAVDNILLKVRDDNMRILRIGTVAKVHPEVHQFAELTATPKKTIAELKATYEDSQVVATTCLGVGHNIFTQRVFDYCIVDEASQITLPVCLGPIRMAKTFILVGDHYQLPPLVQNKEAQAGGLDVSLFKLLSDAHPSSVVNLEHQYRMCEDIMLLSNTLIYSGRLKCGTAEVAARSVEIPNIGGLKQHHLSDFSQTCNSRQLCLGTSQSRCWLRDLVDPLAKTYLVDTDTLGTPAGEVANGSRIVNPIEATLCTQLVEAFISCGIPARSIGVITFYRSQLSLLKQNLRHHLPALEMHTADKFQGRDKEVIILSCVRSNQENYVGDLLSDWRRVNVAFTRARTKLLVLGSKNTLRNGNELLSKYVDLVENQGWVYSLPKNAVENHIFDEVPLSTYDQSTPSLIKRGSPRKSPSVMKKTARNPLSPVQQRLFPTEPREPAKKGMKLLNGQKILGNRLVLQDVVNDLVG; encoded by the exons ATGAACGGCCACTGCATCGTGAGCGATGCTCAGAATATGATTATAATCCACCCTGACCACCTTATATCCGCAACGGTTATAGCGGACTCGATCAGCTGTCAACGCAGGGCCGTGCTTCAAGAACGCACAAAGCGAACGTCGGACCTTGGGAAGCCACAAGTATTCGGTAACATCTTCCATGAGTTGTTCCAGGAAGCCATGAAGTGGAATCGATGGGATACAGCGTTTTTGAGGACATTGATTGAAGATATTGCAGTGAGACATGTTGAAGAGCTATATCTGATCCACATGAGCATCAACGAGGCCGTGGACCATGTGATGAGTAGAATACCAGGAATACAGCGTTGGGCAGAGCTCTTTCTTCGTCGGAAACCAGGT CCACAATCGTTCGTCGAGGATAGGAACAGTTCGAAATTGAAGTTAAGTATCAACAAGCTTCTGGAAGTGGAGGAGCACGTCTGGTCACCAATGTATGGCCTCAAAGGCAACATTGATGCAACAGTTCAAGTTGCGTGCAATGAAGGGGAAGGTGACAAAAACCTAGTCGTACCCCTTGAGCTTAAGACCGGCAATAAGGAGACGAATCAGGCCCATCGGGCCCAAACCGCACTCTATACCTTGCTACTCTCTGATCGTTACG ATGTGGAAGTAACATTTGGGCTTCTATATTACCTCGAGACGTCAAAAATCATGCGAATCCGGGGCATACGGCACGAGCTTTTGCACATGATACAGGAGCGTAATCGGGTTGCGGGATATGTGCGGGAGAGAACATATTTACCGCCAATGCTTAGGAAGCCGTCGATGTGCAATCGATGTTACTCTAAGACAGCCTGCTTTATCTACCACAAACTTGCTGATGACGGAAATGGCGAAACCAGCGGCCTTGGTGAAGAGTTCGATAAAGCAATGGAGCACCTGAATCCCTCACATCGTGACTTTTTCCGGAAATGGGACGACCTTCTCACCAAGGAAGAAACGAGCATGATGAGATTTAAGAGAGAACTATGGACTTTGCTCAGCCATGAGCGAGAAGCGCTTGGACGTTGTTTCGGTAACATCGTTATTGAGCCTGGAACAGCCTGCGAGGACAAAGATGGGACTAAGATCAATCGGTACCGCTATACCTTTGTTAAGAAACAACAGTCGCCCACATTTTCATTCGCTGAATCCCAGATCACCGTCGGAGAGCCTATTGTAATTTCAGACGAGAAGGGCCATTTTGCTCTGGCCAATGGATATGTTGTGCAAATAAGCCCTAAGCGTGTTACTGTCGCGGTTGATCGAAGACTTCACAACTCCAGAACAAAGGCAAGTGGATTTGACTCTATTCTGAACCAATCTTTCAGGGGTATTATGGAGATAGAGGGTGACACCCCTCCATCTGAGTCTGCGGAAGAGACCCTTTATCGGCTGGACAAAGACGAGTTCAGCAATGGAATGGCTATAGTACGAAGCAACCTAAttgcgatgatggagaaagatcTGTTCCAGGCTGGGCAGTTGAGGAAACTGATTGTTGAAGGAAAGCCTCCTGCGTTTAAGCCGAACGTTCCTGAGCTGTCCGGATTAGGCATGGCCGGCCTAAACATCGATCAGAAACAAGCGATCAAGAAGGTTATGAGTGCGCAAGATTATGCACTGGTGCTGGGAATGCCGGGAACAGGAAAAACCACGACCATTGCTCATATTCTTCGGGCCCTTGTTGCTCAGGGGAAAAGTGTTCTCTTGACCTCGTACACGCACACCGCAGTCGACAACATTCTATTGAAAGTCCGAGACGACAACATGCGCATACTTCGCATCGGAACAGTTGCTAAAGTACATCCTGAAGTCCATCAGTTCGCTGAACTCACCGCTACCCCCAAAAAGACCATTGCCGAACTCAAAGCCACATATGAGGACTCACAGGTAGTTGCAACTACATGCCTTGGTGTTGGTCACAACATATTCACTCAGCGTGTTTTTGATTACtgcattgttgatgaggcgTCCCAGATTACACTGCCTGTTTGTCTGGGCCCTATCCGAATGGCGAAGACATTTATCCTCGTTGGTGACCATTATCAACTTCCCCCATTAGTGCAAAACAAGGAGGCACAAGCAGGCGGTCTTGATGTTAGTCTCTTCAAACTGCTTTCCGATGCCCATCCTTCCTCGGTAGTCAATCTCGAACACCAATATCGAATGTGCGAAGACATCATGCTTCTTTCCAACACGCTGATCTACTCCGGTCGTCTTAAATGCGGCACCGCCGAGGTCGCTGCGCGCTCCGTAGAGATCCCGAACATAGGCGGTCTCAAGCAGCACCACCTCAGCGATTTCTCTCAGACCTGCAATAGCCGCCAGCTGTGCTTGGGGACAAGTCAAAGCCGCTGCTGGCTACGCGATCTAGTCGATCCCTTAGCCAAAACTTACCTCGTCGACACGGACACTCTTGGAACACCCGCAGGTGAGGTCGCCAACGGCTCGCGAATCGTTAACCCGATTGAAGCAACCCTCTGCACACAGCTCGTAGAGGCATTCATCTCATGCGGCATTCCAGCCCGCAGCATTGGCGTCATCACATTCTACCGCAGCCAACTCTCCCTCCTGAAACAGAACCTCCGTCATCACCTCCCCGCCCTGGAAATGCACACGGCAGATAAGTTTCAAGGACGCGACAAGGAAGTTATCATCCTAAGTTGCGTCCGAAGCAACCAGGAAAATTACGTCGGCGATTTACTAAGTGACTGGCGCCGTGTGAATGTCGCTTTCACAAGAGCCCGCACGAAGCTGCTCGTCCTGGGAAGCAAGAATACCCTGCGCAACGGTAATGAGCTCCTCAGCAAATACGTGGATCTAGTTGAGAATCAGGGCTGGGTATATAGTCTCCCGAAAAACGCTGTGGAGAATCATATCTTTGACGAAGTTCCTCTTTCGACGTATGACCAATCCACGCCTAGTCTGATTAAGAGAGGTAGTCCCAGGAAGAGCCcgtcggtgatgaagaagaccgcCCGCAACCCGTTAAGTCCTGTTCAACAGAGACTGTTTCCGACGGAACCCAGAGAACCTGCGAAGAAGGGTATGAAGCTCCTCAATGGCCAAAAGATCCTCGGGAATCGACTGGTGTTGCAGGACGTGGTTAATGACCTTGTGGGTTGA
- a CDS encoding ribonuclease P protein subunit p40 (transcript_id=CADANIAT00005083), with product MFGLEEDDASRREKCYTTISQLPQFIDPKQPPIKKPPFSAILSNHFVHTVPPLYPSPRVIRGPLTKCQVEVTMPKEVYLSIESSLDSNLQKLRYARLSMTLSSLIEGDFFNTNIKSGNILMISEGRSGLDNVFTLREGVLKLELGKEDYEKTGLTGKPVRTGGKKHGKERFVIELNLRLPSMLHGKKGFQRVEWAFKNVLNQPTTWLFFDLGTESTGVAEGGPGDPTLKGNNPELIPCEPVLTTYDNVVTPSFSELNAMTQSEPDLRDICGEVSEWLAMVSIRSRRVSATDSIDPYLCRYVAPEISGKAAIATDLISLKWGGLIPPHWITQLFITLFRKSAPRFCKTPAWFALSANTLGRDAIESKDGYTIMALPASGGNTVEKDEDAEAKNTRHFICWEYVGASIL from the exons ATGTTTGGAttagaagaggatgacgCCTCTAGGCGTGAGAAATGTTACACCACTATATCCCAACTGCCTCAGTTCATCGACCCCAAGCAACCGCCTATCAAGAAACCCCCATTCTCTGCAATCCTAAGCAACCATTTCGTGCACACGGTACCTCCTCTATATCCTTCCCCTAGAGTCATTAGAGGCCCGCTGACTAAGTGCCAGGTCGAAGTCACCATGCCAAAGGAGGTCTACTTGTCCATTGAGAGCTCATTAGACTCCAacctgcagaagctgagatATGCTCGCCTTTCTAtgacgctttcttctctgatCGAGGGAgacttcttcaacaccaaCATTAAGTCAG GGAATATCCTTATGATATCGGAAGGCCGGTCGGGGCTGGACAACGTCTTCACCCTCAGAGAAG GAGTTCTGAAACTGGAACTGGGCAAAGAAGACTATGAGAAAACTGGGTTGACAGGCAAGCCCGTCCGCACTGGCGGCAAGAAACATGGAAAAGAGAGGTTTG TTATCGAGCTCAATCTACGGCTGCCATCAATGCTGCACGGCAAGAAGGGCTTCCAAAGAGTAGAATGGGCTTTCAAGAACGTCCTCAACCAACCTACGACGTGGCTATTCTTCGATCTAGGCACAGAATCAACCGGTGTAGCAGAAG GCGGACCAGGCGACCCAACTCTAAAGGGCAACAATCCCGAACTAATCCCCTGTGAACCAGTCTTGACCACCTACGATAACGTCGTCACTCCCTCATTCTCAGAACTGAATGCCATGACACAGTCGGAGCCAGATCTAAGAGACATCTGCGGCGAGGTCTCCGAATGGCTGGCCATGGTATCTATACGCTCGCGACGTGTATCCGCAACTGACAGTATAGACCCGTATCTCTGCCGATATGTTGCGCCTGAGATAAGTGGTAAAGCGGCCATAGCCACTGATCTCATTAGCCTGAAATGGGGCGGGCTTATACCCCCGCACTGGATCACGCAGTTGTTTATTACGCTTTT CCGGAAAAGTGCGCCTCGATTTTGCAAGACGCCTGCTTGGTTTGCCCTTTCTGCAAACACCCTTGGAAGGGACGCGATTGAGAGCAAAGATGGGTATACAATCATGGCATTGCCAGCGAGCGGCGGGAATACTGTTGAGAAAGACGAAGACGCAGAGGCGAAGAACACACGGCATTTCATCTGTTGGGAATATGTTGGTGCATCGATACTATAG
- a CDS encoding WD repeat-containing protein (transcript_id=CADANIAT00005084), which translates to MAPPRRNLLPKERFSFAFGSLRTQSYHDPAAKGPGTHTIRTIAWNPTGQLVATGSQDRTLRIWNPERSQARYSTELRGHTAGVEKVLFNPARDSELASCSSDGTVRIWDVRSKTCVSRLEVGSDAFTLSWSADGKVLIAGRKDDTLIPITVESPSSPTVTGQVTSAEPAFYKTLDPHPQPVQTNATTFSHHIPPADLPNPTRHLFATTGEGTVKIISYPSFETLHTLHAHTSACLSIALAPTGRYLAVGGSDALISLWDTTEWICRRTVSSNNGGAVRGVSFSFDGRFICGACDEKECGGNGIEIFHAETGESVHTVNTGGSSNTGVSAVAWHPSRYWLAYAVTADYGTPGGLRIVGAAGGGGL; encoded by the exons ATGGCTCCTCCGCGGCGAAATTTATTGCCTAAAGAACGCTTCAGTTTTGCCTTTGGCTCACTACGGACACAAAGCTATCATGATCCTGCTGCAAAGGGACCTGGGACACATAC GATTCGCACAATTGCATGGAACCCGACTGGTCAGCTAGTCGCCACTGGATCTCAAGACCGCACCCTTCGAATCTGGAATCCTGAGCGCTCACAGGCGCGATATTCTACGGAGCTGCGCGGTCACACCGCAGGGGTCGAAAAGGTCCTCTTCAACCCGGCCCGAGACTCTGAGCTTGCTAGCTGTTCTAGTGATGGCACGGTGCGAATATGGGATGTACGTTCGAAAACATGCGTGAGCCGTTTAGAGGTCGGGAGTGATGCGTTTACTTTGTCGTGGTCCGCCGACGGGAAGGTCCTCATCGCTGGACGAAAG GACGACACCCTCATTCCAATAACCGTCGAATCTCCCTCATCTCCAACCGTAACCGGCCAGGTAACCTCCGCCGAGCCCGCCTTCTACAAAACCCTTGACCCACATCCACAACCTGTCCAAACCAACGCAACTACCTTCTCACACCACATCCCACCCGCCGACCTTCCCAACCCGACCCGCCACCTCTTCGCCACAACTGGCGAGGGCACCGTCAAAATAATATCTTACCCCTCCTTCGAAACACTGCATACTCTACACGCCCACACGTCTGCCTGCCTGTCCATCGCCCTCGCCCCAACAGGTCGCTACCTTGCCGTCGGCGGTAGCGACGCCCTGATCTCTCTTTGGGACACAACGGAGTGGATCTGCCGGCGCACAGTTTCGAGTAATAACGGCGGTGCCGTGCGTGGGGTGAGCTTTTCCTTTGACGGGAGGTTCATCTGCGGCGCGTGCGATGAGAAGGAGTGTGGTGGAAACGGGATTGAGATTTTTCACGCGGAAACCGGAGAGAGTGTGCATACTGTTAATACTGGAGGTAGTTCGAACACGGGTGTTTCGGCGGTTGCGTGGCATCCATCAAGGTACTGGTTGGCTTATGCGGTTACGGCGGATTATGGGACGCCCGGGGGGTTGAGGATCGTAGGGGCCGCCGGAGGTGGGGGGTTATAA
- a CDS encoding putative C6 transcription factor Prf (transcript_id=CADANIAT00005085) yields the protein MASYRDGQTQQQLNFEFPAAHNDQNPTNQPPSHAAAASINNGDNSYVPRPKRIACAVCRRRKLRCDGRKPSCGTCSRLGHECTYDEARKKSGPKRGYVKQLEARLAQVETLLKTQEPDNVTVPQPKEHAFPVGLSKEPAGTEMHVMGSMNNSLSPPEGPTAAGQMPFTPERMDAANTFAWDMISLGLEEPFPAREVIDELARKYAELDQMKGLGEGILTLTHCQAWLLIGSYEYKMMYFPRAWLSAGSAARLAVMLGLHRLDGEGLEVKQCLPLPRDWTEKEERRRVFWMAFNVDRYASIGTGWPTCIDERDIMTNLPASEEAFTNGKPEKTPRLSDVLLGSDLEELSAFASVAFVSCLLGRNLTHLHRPEPQDNDNDLNGVFWQRHRSHDNILLHFALSMPSHLRLPAGIADPNVLFCNLAVHTSTICLHQAAIFKAEKNGMPNQIILESKRRCIVAADQISSIMKMVSSMDMTKYLKFRPDDTAARSSLQFVFVVLEALKNHNPLTESFLVQLEVDIEGTPFQDIRLPNGRSKSKNFFSAHTHGENALYSEALNNSPNADKVGDCTTWDPAIHAATDADSNPNRANLPVCLPTRQRRQPPRQQPSHSTSIAASAVPPLSVMNNLPGFSKAQDILHDSAAPATTGSILFDLDPQPRFHDVTNSNSAPESSASSTMNSSSTPSFMRTDHSSSPKQAQSRSSSGALETSIQDSAVTTSSRLESTNVNAFIEYSNPRNDTNSNTNPLLSMGSMNTPRGTHRPQQNTDMPAPWEFQININGDLNDLNSGGIDLMNTDMDGFNNAQWAHILGSEEWNPN from the exons ATGGCTAGCTATCGAGACGGTCAAACCCAGCAACAACTGAACTTTGAATTCCCCGCTGCGCATAACGACCAAAATCCCACGAACCAACCCCCCTCTCACGCGGCAGCTGCGAGCATCAATAACGGCGATAACAGCTACGTCCCGCGCCCGAAACGCATAGCATGTGCCGTTTGTCGGCGGAGGAAGCTTAGATGCGATGGGAGGAAGCCCAGCTGCGGCACTTGCTCGCGTCTAGGCCATGAATGCACATACGATGAGGCGCGGAAGAAGAGTGGTCCGAAGCGGGGATATGTGAAGCAGTTGGAAGCCAGGTTAG CGCAGGTTGAGACGTTGTTGAAGACCCAAGAGCCGGATAACGTCACTGTACCACAACCTAAAGAGCATGCATTCCCTGTTGGCCTGTCGAAGGAGCCTGCCGGCACCGAGATGCATGTCATGGGCAGCATGAACAATTCGTTATCTCCACCAGAAGGCCCAACGGCAGCGGGGCAGATGCCCTTTACACCGGAAAGGATGGATGCAGCGAACACATTTGCATGGGATATGATCAGTTTGGGTCTGGAGGAGCCTTTCCCGGCCCGGGAGGTCATCGATGAGCT GGCTCGGAAATACGCCGAATTGGATCAGATGAAGGGTCTTGGTGAGGGAATCCTCACTTTGACGCATTGTCAAGCATGGCTTCTTATCGGCAGCTATGAATACAAAATGATGTATTTCCCTAGGGCATGGCTAAGTGCTGGGTCAGCCGCTAGACTAGCCGTCATGCTCGGACTGCACCGCCTGGATGGCGAAGGCCTTGAGGTAAAGCAATGCTTACCATTGCCGAGAGACTggacggagaaggaagaaagacgaAGGGTTTTCTGGATGGCATTCAACGTTGATAGATATGCAAGTATCGGGACTGGATGGCCTACTTGTATTGATGAGCGAGAT ATCATGACAAATCTTCCCGCCAGCGAGGAAGCATTCACCAACGGCAAACCAGAAAAAACTCCCCGTCTCAGCGATGTGCTGTTAGGCAGCGACCTGGAGGAACTATCAGCATTCGCAAGCGTTGCCTTCGTCTCGTGCCTACTTGGTCGGAACTTAACCCATCTACATCGCCCCGAGCCTCAAGATAATGACAACGATCTCAATGGCGTTTTCTGGCAGCGTCACAGGTCTCATGATAATATCTTACTTCACTTTGCACTCTCGATGCCGAGTCACTTGCGACTTCCTGCCGGTATTGCAGATCCGAATGTCTTGTTCTGTAATCTAGCGGTCCACACATCCACGATTTGTCTCCACCAAGCTGCTATCTTCAAAGCTGAGAAAAACGGCATGCCAAACCAGATAATCTTAGAAAGTAAGCGGAGGTGTATCGTCGCTGCGGATCAAATTTCTAGCATCATGAAAATGGTTAGCTCGATGGATATGACCAAG TATCTTAAGTTCCGCCCTGATGACACGGCAGCCCGTTCCTCCTTGCAGTTCGTCTTTGTTGTCCTCGAGGCCCTTAAGAATCACAATCCTCTTACCGAATCATTCCTCGTTCAATTAGAAGTCGACATTGAAGGAACACCATTCCAAGATATCCGACTACCAAATGGTCGGAGTAAGAGCAAAAATTTCTTCTCAGCGCATACACATGGAGAG AATGCTCTATACTCCGAAGCGCTCAATAATTCACCTAATGCCGACAAAGTAGGCGATTGTACCACATGGGACCCTGCTATCCACGCCGCTACAGACGCTGATAGCAACCCTAACCGGGCTAATCTTCCCGTCTGTCTTCCGACTCGCCAACGGCGCCAGCCTCCACGACAGCAACCTTCCCACTCTACCtccattgctgcttctgcagtaCCGCCATTGTCCGTTATGAATAATCTACCAGGATTCAGCAAAGCCCAAGATATTCTCCACGATTCCGCAGCCCCCGCCACTACAGGTAGTATCCTTTTCGATCTCGATCCCCAGCCCCGCTTCCACGACGTAACGAACTCAAACTCGGCTCCTGAGAGCTCCGCCTCATCGACCATGAActcttcttccacgcctTCGTTCATGCGGACAGACCACTCTTCATCACCGAAACAAGCTCAGTCccggtcttcttctggcgcaCTGGAAACATCAATCCAAGATTCAGCAGTGACAACATCGTCAAGGTTGGAGAGTACGAACGTGAATGCGTTCATTGAGTATTCGAATCCCAGGAATGACACCAATTCTAACACTAATCCCCTACTATCCATGGGCTCCATGAATACACCCCGTGGCACGCACCGACCGCAACAGAATACAGATATGCCGGCTCCTTGGGAATTCCAAATTAATATCAACGGAGATCTCAACGATCTGAACTCTGGGGGGATCGATCTTATGAACACTGATATGGATGGGTTCAACAATGCCCAATGGGCACATATCCTGGGCTCTGAGGAGTGGAATCCTAACTAA